Proteins co-encoded in one Desulfitobacterium hafniense DCB-2 genomic window:
- a CDS encoding histidinol-phosphatase HisJ family protein: MVLLDYHMHSLNSTDAHDEISALCAKAIARGLQEIAVTDHFEPSAGHEEYSEYDGRKYFTEIAEARRRFAGKLSIKSGVELGQPHLFPKYSLQLLEEYPYDYVLGSAHRMPNNVDFGEVRYTPENLAAYCASYLTELKALAQWGHYDCLGHLDLVKRYAAKYRLRANLMDYQEQLAEILRIVIDKGKGIEVNTSGLRQSSQECLPDLDIIRLYKELGGEIITVGSDAHWAEDVGKGIQEGLERLKKAGFKYVSVYTNRQPAMIKIGDKSALFTRGGLSA; encoded by the coding sequence ATGGTTTTATTGGATTATCACATGCATTCCTTAAATTCAACGGATGCCCATGACGAGATTTCCGCCCTCTGCGCCAAAGCCATCGCCCGGGGCCTGCAGGAAATCGCCGTCACCGATCACTTCGAACCCTCTGCCGGCCATGAAGAGTACTCTGAGTATGATGGCCGGAAGTATTTCACCGAGATTGCCGAAGCCCGCCGGCGCTTCGCTGGGAAACTCAGCATCAAGAGCGGCGTGGAGTTAGGCCAGCCCCATCTTTTTCCCAAGTATTCATTGCAGCTCCTGGAAGAGTACCCCTACGATTACGTGCTCGGTTCCGCCCATCGTATGCCCAACAATGTGGATTTTGGCGAAGTCCGCTACACTCCGGAAAACCTGGCCGCCTATTGTGCAAGCTACCTGACAGAACTCAAAGCCTTAGCCCAATGGGGCCACTATGATTGTCTCGGACACCTGGATCTGGTCAAACGCTATGCTGCCAAGTACCGACTGCGGGCCAATCTGATGGATTATCAGGAGCAGCTGGCGGAAATCCTCCGGATCGTCATTGACAAAGGCAAAGGTATCGAAGTGAACACCTCCGGACTCCGGCAATCCTCTCAGGAATGCCTGCCTGACTTGGATATTATCCGCCTCTACAAGGAGCTGGGCGGGGAAATTATTACCGTAGGTTCGGATGCCCACTGGGCTGAAGATGTGGGCAAAGGAATCCAGGAAGGCCTGGAACGCCTGAAAAAGGCCGGATTTAAGTACGTGTCCGTCTATACCAACCGCCAACCAGCCATGATCAAAATAGGGGATAAATCAGCACTCTTTACCAGAGGAGGTTTATCGGCATGA
- a CDS encoding helix-turn-helix domain-containing protein, protein MNTSIDFAHCLKYLLSALGVSINRLSKALNVDGSLVNRWVNGKRIPSYDSNYIEAITQFLSANIKNSLQIQLINELFERVFGVDAETDCIEIKIKKVLFEAQGISLSNHKLHTKEAKKLLKYKKSMANPPFFNEVGSMSHDDKIISGTPNVAAAFRHLLGLALQTHKRRKAIYITYFNDVFFYMSGEDERRQFQTMLVDLMAQGCEIHYLLRITHDLQRMMDLLNFFKPLLGTNQLYLYYLKSYDSLTLGKDYFIVPETGVLSCFVAQADKSCALYLRNPLAISFYEEYWLGLTQSSATPLLIHYPADKEESFRNSLLESEAAIGNRFLFKNSFSIFTLPLQLYKKLLLKRNLSSQEMASALAFHQKCLEAFQTNIKIYEYKDIYTMDSLHYLVKNRQFYLWDPAGLYAVDLEREELVDFLQHLITLLKTYDHYSMAFVRKNTHLPGLGKNVSCVLKARHALIVEILGPAGTEPVRFSINEPMVLNSAEASFQKLWQQIAPVMKKKAEVIAWLQQESDLLKSAFYPNPDSQ, encoded by the coding sequence ATGAACACATCCATTGATTTTGCCCATTGCCTGAAATACCTGCTTTCTGCACTGGGAGTAAGTATCAACAGGCTTTCCAAAGCCCTTAATGTGGATGGCTCCCTTGTTAACCGATGGGTAAATGGGAAAAGAATTCCATCGTATGATTCCAATTACATAGAAGCAATCACTCAGTTTTTATCAGCAAACATAAAAAACTCTTTGCAAATTCAGCTTATCAACGAGCTATTTGAAAGGGTTTTTGGTGTTGATGCTGAAACGGACTGCATCGAAATAAAGATTAAGAAAGTGCTTTTTGAAGCCCAGGGCATTTCCCTGAGCAATCATAAACTGCACACTAAGGAAGCCAAGAAATTGCTTAAATACAAAAAATCAATGGCGAATCCGCCTTTTTTTAATGAAGTGGGCAGTATGTCCCATGACGACAAGATTATTTCCGGAACCCCTAATGTGGCCGCAGCCTTCAGGCACCTTTTAGGCCTGGCGCTTCAAACCCATAAGAGAAGAAAAGCAATATACATCACTTATTTCAATGATGTATTTTTTTATATGTCCGGGGAAGATGAGCGGCGGCAATTCCAAACCATGCTGGTGGATTTAATGGCTCAGGGCTGCGAGATCCACTACCTGCTGCGAATCACCCATGATCTGCAGCGGATGATGGATTTGCTCAATTTCTTCAAACCACTCCTTGGCACAAATCAACTTTATCTCTACTATCTGAAAAGCTACGATTCCTTGACCCTTGGCAAGGATTATTTTATCGTGCCGGAAACCGGGGTCCTCTCTTGTTTTGTTGCCCAGGCCGATAAATCCTGCGCCCTGTATCTCCGCAACCCTCTGGCTATTTCCTTTTATGAAGAGTATTGGCTGGGGCTTACCCAGTCTTCCGCTACCCCTTTGCTTATTCACTATCCGGCGGACAAAGAAGAGAGTTTCCGCAACTCCCTGCTGGAAAGCGAAGCGGCTATCGGCAACCGCTTTCTTTTTAAGAATAGCTTCAGCATCTTTACGCTTCCCCTCCAGCTCTATAAAAAGCTGTTGCTGAAAAGGAACCTATCCAGCCAAGAAATGGCTTCAGCCCTGGCTTTCCACCAAAAATGCCTGGAAGCTTTCCAGACCAATATCAAAATCTACGAATACAAGGATATCTACACTATGGACAGCCTCCATTATCTCGTAAAAAACCGCCAATTCTACCTCTGGGATCCCGCCGGGCTCTATGCGGTGGATCTGGAAAGGGAAGAATTGGTCGATTTCCTCCAGCACCTCATTACCCTGCTGAAGACCTATGATCATTACTCAATGGCTTTTGTCCGGAAGAACACGCACCTTCCCGGGCTGGGTAAAAATGTATCTTGCGTGCTTAAAGCAAGACATGCCCTTATCGTCGAGATCTTAGGACCGGCCGGTACTGAGCCGGTGCGTTTTTCTATTAACGAGCCCATGGTTCTTAACAGCGCAGAAGCGTCTTTCCAAAAGCTCTGGCAGCAAATCGCTCCCGTGATGAAAAAAAAAGCGGAGGTTATCGCCTGGCTCCAACAGGAAAGCGATTTGCTCAAATCCGCCTTCTACCCGAATCCCGATTCCCAGTAA